In a single window of the Cyprinus carpio isolate SPL01 unplaced genomic scaffold, ASM1834038v1 S000002721, whole genome shotgun sequence genome:
- the LOC122143348 gene encoding lithostathine-like — MNWKNNFLIGLLRSTTTRCWLGVQDAVEEGQWLWSDGTPYDYSNWCSKEPNNLNVGNFVERSTGPLTVAGMMQAAQPQWAMFVLKTVSYAVVSSLVVDCALHLKF, encoded by the exons ATGAACTGGAAAAACAACTTTCTGATTGGTCTGTTGCGTTCTACTACGACCCGATGTTGGCTTGGTGTTCAAGATGCTGTAGAA GAAGGACAGTGGTTGTGGAGTGATGGAACTCCATATGACTACAGCAACTGGTGCTCTAAGGAACCTAACAATCTAAATGTCGGGAACTTTGTGGAGAGATCAACTGGACCT CTGACCGTTGCTGGAATGATGCAAGCTGCTCAACCTCAATGGGCTATGTTTGTGCTAAAGACTGTGAGCTATGCAGTGGTTTCGTCACTGGTCGTTGATTGtgctttacatttaaagttcTGA